The proteins below are encoded in one region of Hordeum vulgare subsp. vulgare chromosome 3H, MorexV3_pseudomolecules_assembly, whole genome shotgun sequence:
- the LOC123441604 gene encoding U-box domain-containing protein 38-like, with amino-acid sequence MAIYHLSLAAVNQSKVARFPGASKALLSVASSAAEPTPIRRLALMVICNVGGFSEGRASLMDAGVVAAVSGILLSSHDVAELEEWCVAAIYALSRGSLRFRSLARATGVDKALRCVAEEGTPGGVRREMARKTLRAMRGDLDEEADLTGSSLECGDGDDYGGSIVSDGFMSFQFNYLKDRGFFCKITSVGLRRKR; translated from the coding sequence ATGGCCATCTACCACCTCTCGCTGGCCGCCGTCAACCAGTCCAAGGTCGCCCGCTTCCCGGGGGCATCCAAGGCGCTCCTCAGCGTCGCGTCCAGCGCCGCCGAGCCCACGCCCATCCGCAGGCTGGCCCTCATGGTGATCTGCAACGTGGGCGGCTTCTCGGAGGGCCGCGCCTCTCTGATGGACGCGGGCGTCGTCGCGGCCGTGTCCggcatcctcctctcctcccacgaCGTCGCCGAGCTGGAGGAGTGGTGCGTGGCGGCGATCTACGCGCTGAGCCGCGGCAGCCTCCGGTTCCGCAGCCTGGCGCGCGCGACCGGCGTGGACAAGGCCCTCCGCTGCGTGGCCGAGGAGGGGACCCCCGGCGGCGTCCGGCGCGAGATGGCGAGGAAGACGCTGCGCGCCATGCGGGGCGACCTGGACGAGGAGGCGGACCTGACCGGCAGCAGCCTGGAGTGCGGCGACGGGGACGACTACGGCGGGAGCATCGTGTCGGACGGGTTCATGTCGTTCCAGTTTAATTACCTAAAAGATAGGggctttttttgtaaaatcacttcGGTGGGTTTACGACGGaaacgatag